The following are from one region of the Pseudohongiella spirulinae genome:
- a CDS encoding alpha/beta hydrolase has product MKFIYVLVALTLLFPASAVTAQDLPEGLQTVSFYSPAVARQMKYDIVLPPGYESSDERYPVLYLLHGYMQNYTVWGRNLGAAFYAREIGDLIVVMPDAGNSWYINYARSEDGQKNNWEDHIINDVINNVDANFRTLSRREGRAIAGLSMGGYGALTLALRHPDKFVSVASTSGALTHARSRAAAIEAGQPPPVPRSTQDSERLAQADAIISRIIDIPGFSTQDERNPKGLDFETVEQAQAYDPFQIIYRLQKSQLPHFYLDGGLQDDLLDDAREFMQVLLLNDIPFEYMQAQGRHNSEYWRRSVGHFMNVQNEVMQRALGNRP; this is encoded by the coding sequence ATGAAGTTTATCTATGTGCTTGTAGCGCTCACGCTATTGTTTCCAGCCTCCGCAGTAACGGCACAGGACCTGCCCGAAGGTCTGCAGACTGTGTCATTTTATAGTCCTGCCGTTGCACGTCAGATGAAGTACGACATCGTTTTGCCGCCCGGTTACGAAAGCTCCGATGAACGCTACCCGGTACTGTACCTGCTGCACGGTTACATGCAGAACTATACCGTCTGGGGCCGCAATCTGGGTGCCGCTTTTTACGCCCGGGAGATCGGCGACCTGATTGTGGTGATGCCGGATGCGGGCAATAGCTGGTACATCAATTACGCGCGTAGTGAGGATGGACAGAAGAATAACTGGGAAGACCATATCATCAATGATGTGATCAATAATGTGGATGCCAATTTCAGAACGCTGTCCCGGCGCGAGGGAAGGGCGATCGCCGGCCTGTCCATGGGAGGTTATGGCGCTCTGACGCTGGCGCTTCGTCATCCGGACAAATTTGTGTCTGTGGCCAGCACCAGCGGTGCGCTCACACATGCCCGCAGCAGGGCTGCAGCCATTGAGGCGGGGCAACCGCCTCCTGTGCCTCGCAGCACTCAGGATTCAGAACGCCTTGCCCAGGCTGATGCCATAATCTCACGCATTATCGATATCCCCGGATTCAGTACTCAGGATGAACGTAACCCCAAAGGGCTGGATTTTGAAACCGTGGAACAGGCACAGGCCTACGATCCGTTTCAGATTATCTACAGGCTTCAAAAGAGTCAGTTGCCACACTTTTATCTGGATGGTGGGCTGCAGGATGATCTGCTCGATGATGCGCGCGAATTCATGCAGGTCCTGCTACTCAATGATATTCCGTTCGAGTACATGCAGGCACAGGGGCGCCATAACTCCGAATACTGGCGCCGCTCGGTTGGGCACTTTATGAATGTCCAGAATGAAGTCATGCAGCGTGCATTGGGTAATCGCCCCTGA
- a CDS encoding TetR/AcrR family transcriptional regulator: protein MAVEKRTDDPALASLGLRERKKIIRLQRIVAAARSLFVEKGFSNTTIQDIAAEADVGLGTLYLYAKSKEDLLVMVFKDDIISMIEQSYAEIEPDSPLLDQLMVFFDGHIRYHNQDQGLSRIVLKELSFSITEQRREDIDQIMTRTYSKLMKLIEKAKRDGRLEKRLYTGTAAWSAFALYYHLLQGFLCGFHSEAEFRKSLRNALHALFE from the coding sequence ATGGCGGTTGAAAAAAGGACAGACGATCCAGCACTGGCGTCGCTGGGTCTGCGTGAGCGCAAGAAGATTATCCGATTGCAGCGCATTGTAGCAGCTGCGCGCAGCCTGTTTGTTGAAAAAGGCTTCAGCAACACCACGATTCAGGATATCGCTGCAGAGGCAGATGTCGGTCTGGGCACTCTCTACCTGTATGCAAAAAGCAAAGAAGACCTGCTGGTGATGGTGTTCAAGGACGACATCATCAGCATGATCGAGCAATCCTATGCCGAGATTGAGCCCGATTCGCCGCTGCTGGATCAATTAATGGTGTTTTTTGACGGTCATATTCGCTACCACAATCAGGACCAGGGGCTGTCGCGTATCGTGCTCAAAGAGCTGTCATTTTCGATCACTGAGCAGCGTCGTGAAGATATCGATCAGATCATGACTCGGACGTACTCCAAGCTGATGAAATTAATAGAAAAAGCCAAGAGGGATGGACGGCTGGAAAAACGTCTTTACACAGGAACGGCAGCCTGGAGCGCCTTTGCCCTGTACTACCACCTGCTACAGGGCTTCTTGTGCGGTTTCCACTCAGAAGCGGAATTCCGCAAGAGTCTCCGAAATGCACTGCATGCCCTGTTTGAATAA
- a CDS encoding GAF domain-containing hybrid sensor histidine kinase/response regulator, whose product MSPSFHSAVAELLLELNTSNDVLQSVIDACQYQLGFRLCAFVQRTENIPNKLEISKLYNIDNRGKFTSQLQNDRSLMQLIDHTERTQNSESMRSGEDYWLAIPAGPAGIFVGLYTSDISDEFTTYIARIITHAIHTLTNDQQRTLLAEENKRLILATKAGRIGTWELDTITGELHWDEQMFCLYDVDQCSFTNDYEFFKSMLHPDDAPELLKFLDNYTSQKKTESVDFQFRIITPSGEVRKLAGYATLIAKPSNRLQMVGVNYDVTELETARTQSIYRSKLESLLIDLSMQVIRSEAEELDQVTNEALAVIGNFVGADRAYLFEYDFKKNTCDNTHEWCNDGIEPEIDNLQCVSLDDIDIWVTSHKAGLPMFVRRVQDLPENHGLRVILEPQGIRSLITIPLMEGNNCKGFIGFDSVRQERHWNDVDISLLKLLAELLVNAKMKATNDLLIKQTQQELIQSRDTARFLAKEASAASIAKSRFVASVSHEIRTPLHAILGIADLASQRTEDPKLAEDISTIRNAGNTLLELINDVLDFSKAEANELSIKSEEFSIVELINTLQRLFRPLAKRKEIAFDCHIQPGIPDILVGDELRIRQILSNLLSNAIKFTQLGGVTLRVTLNNQRNGGRQLTDSVALCFEVSDTGSGIAAHDMDRIFDPFFQSDESKRDQLGGTGLGLPISKLIAQKMKGTITVNSVKHQGSSFKFNLILKIGSTSCTTASVISSEVDETKLSGYRLLLAEDNPINQQLIRAYLSKSGCQIDIVGDGEQVLESYVRSRYHLILMDCQMPKLDGFDTTKVIRLQESADSRLPIIAVTASAMESDRETCLQAGMDDVLTKPFTKNQLINLIIKHLKINSY is encoded by the coding sequence TTGAGCCCATCATTTCACAGCGCAGTGGCCGAGCTTCTGCTTGAACTCAACACCTCGAATGATGTTCTGCAATCAGTTATCGATGCCTGCCAATACCAGCTCGGATTTCGATTATGTGCATTTGTTCAAAGAACAGAAAACATACCCAATAAACTTGAAATCAGTAAGTTATACAACATTGATAATCGAGGCAAATTTACAAGCCAGTTGCAGAATGACAGAAGTCTAATGCAACTAATCGACCATACTGAGCGCACCCAAAACAGTGAATCTATGCGCAGTGGAGAAGATTACTGGCTTGCGATCCCAGCGGGTCCAGCTGGCATTTTCGTAGGGCTGTACACATCCGACATATCAGATGAGTTTACAACATACATAGCCAGGATCATCACACATGCCATACATACGCTCACTAATGATCAACAGCGCACACTGCTGGCGGAAGAAAACAAACGATTGATTCTAGCCACCAAAGCTGGGCGTATAGGCACTTGGGAATTGGATACGATCACTGGAGAGCTGCATTGGGATGAACAGATGTTTTGTCTTTATGACGTCGATCAATGTAGCTTTACCAACGATTACGAATTCTTCAAGTCGATGCTGCACCCCGATGACGCGCCGGAATTGCTGAAGTTTCTGGACAATTATACTTCACAGAAAAAGACAGAGTCAGTTGACTTTCAATTTCGCATCATCACACCGAGTGGAGAAGTAAGAAAACTTGCAGGTTATGCAACCCTGATAGCCAAGCCTTCCAATAGACTGCAGATGGTCGGTGTAAACTACGACGTAACCGAACTCGAAACAGCCAGAACTCAGTCTATCTACCGATCCAAACTGGAAAGTTTGCTGATTGATCTATCGATGCAAGTGATACGATCAGAGGCAGAGGAACTTGATCAGGTTACTAACGAAGCTCTAGCTGTAATCGGAAACTTTGTCGGAGCCGACCGAGCGTATCTGTTTGAATATGACTTTAAGAAAAACACCTGCGACAACACCCATGAGTGGTGTAATGACGGCATTGAGCCGGAAATCGACAATCTCCAATGTGTATCACTCGATGACATAGACATTTGGGTCACTTCCCATAAAGCGGGCCTCCCTATGTTTGTGAGGCGTGTTCAAGATCTACCAGAGAATCACGGCCTACGCGTAATTCTGGAACCACAAGGAATACGTTCATTAATTACGATACCTCTAATGGAGGGAAATAACTGTAAGGGGTTTATTGGGTTTGACTCGGTAAGACAAGAGCGTCACTGGAACGATGTAGATATTAGCCTCCTTAAACTCCTTGCAGAGCTGCTTGTCAATGCAAAAATGAAGGCAACCAATGATTTACTCATCAAACAAACGCAGCAGGAGCTCATACAATCCCGCGACACTGCACGGTTTCTCGCTAAAGAGGCTTCGGCAGCCAGTATCGCCAAGTCCCGCTTTGTTGCTAGTGTCAGCCATGAAATCAGAACGCCTTTACATGCTATTCTTGGAATAGCAGATTTAGCGAGCCAGCGCACAGAGGATCCGAAGTTAGCTGAAGATATCTCCACAATTCGCAACGCCGGCAACACGCTACTGGAACTTATTAACGATGTTCTGGACTTCTCTAAAGCTGAGGCGAATGAGCTTTCAATCAAGTCTGAAGAATTTTCCATTGTAGAACTCATAAATACCCTTCAAAGACTATTCCGTCCGCTTGCGAAACGTAAAGAAATTGCTTTCGATTGCCATATTCAACCTGGAATTCCTGATATTCTAGTTGGTGACGAGTTACGTATCAGGCAAATCCTGAGTAATCTTCTAAGTAACGCTATCAAATTTACTCAGCTGGGTGGTGTTACGCTACGAGTTACTCTAAATAACCAGAGGAACGGCGGCAGACAACTTACTGATTCCGTTGCACTGTGCTTTGAAGTGTCGGACACTGGATCAGGAATCGCCGCCCATGATATGGATCGTATATTCGATCCATTCTTCCAATCGGATGAATCAAAAAGAGATCAATTGGGTGGAACTGGTCTAGGATTGCCTATATCCAAACTCATCGCTCAGAAGATGAAGGGAACGATTACAGTAAACAGCGTAAAACATCAAGGTTCGTCTTTTAAATTCAACCTGATTCTGAAAATCGGAAGCACATCGTGCACCACGGCATCAGTAATCAGCTCTGAAGTTGACGAGACCAAATTGTCCGGTTATCGGTTACTGCTGGCTGAAGACAATCCTATTAATCAACAACTCATTCGAGCTTATCTTTCAAAATCCGGGTGTCAAATCGACATCGTTGGCGATGGTGAACAGGTACTCGAATCCTACGTCAGATCTAGATACCATTTAATTCTTATGGACTGTCAAATGCCCAAGCTGGATGGGTTTGACACAACTAAAGTGATAAGGCTGCAAGAATCCGCTGATAGCCGCTTACCTATAATTGCCGTTACGGCAAGCGCCATGGAATCTGACCGGGAAACCTGTTTGCAGGCTGGAATGGATGATGTTCTCACTAAACCGTTCACCAAAAATCAATTGATAAATTTGATAATCAAGCATTTAAAGATTAACTCATACTAA
- a CDS encoding serine hydrolase domain-containing protein yields MKSAFLSFVMIFASQGLGALPLAEPQEHQLKPQALALVDQTLRHFVDSGAIPGFVAGVARNGEIVYLGSAGWQDVEQAVPMRDDAIFQIRSMSKPIASLAVMQLIERGQLELDDAVSTFIPAFADMRVFSDPEDFDSETVAAHREMTVRDLLLHIGGLSHRDRTLYQRHQVRSRSDTLAELVDKVAAVPLISQPGTQWNYSISTTVLGRIVEVVSGLAFDDYLQQHVFSPLQMHDSGFYVHEEKAGQLTEVYRLQESGMQKMPPMDVPVTVDPPLKEGAAGMVSTVGDYLRFLQMFLNAGELDGQRLLSEEGVRLMTENQLAESIMPITLFPPNPMRDLGWGYGFSVVVDGGHSPYPRNDGEFGWNGSLGTFSWADPQTGLVAVLMLQIQPSGAHNLAALFKTLVWSAVQPAAE; encoded by the coding sequence ATGAAGTCCGCTTTTCTTTCATTTGTTATGATTTTTGCCAGTCAAGGCTTGGGGGCCTTGCCACTTGCCGAACCTCAGGAACATCAGTTAAAACCGCAGGCACTTGCACTCGTCGACCAGACCTTAAGACATTTTGTTGACAGTGGTGCCATCCCCGGTTTTGTGGCGGGAGTCGCCCGCAATGGTGAGATTGTTTACCTTGGCAGTGCCGGTTGGCAGGATGTCGAGCAGGCCGTTCCGATGCGCGATGACGCCATCTTTCAGATTCGCTCAATGAGCAAACCCATCGCGTCGCTCGCAGTCATGCAGTTGATTGAGCGTGGCCAATTAGAACTGGACGATGCGGTATCAACGTTTATCCCCGCATTTGCGGATATGCGGGTATTCAGTGATCCTGAGGATTTTGACAGCGAGACGGTCGCTGCTCATCGAGAAATGACTGTGCGTGACTTGCTGCTCCACATTGGCGGCTTGAGTCATCGCGACCGGACCCTCTATCAGCGCCACCAGGTTCGTTCGCGGTCGGATACCCTGGCAGAGCTGGTCGACAAGGTGGCGGCCGTGCCACTCATTTCACAGCCCGGTACGCAATGGAACTACAGTATTTCAACAACCGTTCTGGGGCGCATTGTGGAAGTGGTCAGCGGCCTGGCTTTTGATGACTATCTGCAGCAGCACGTATTTTCGCCTTTACAAATGCATGACAGCGGGTTTTATGTGCATGAAGAAAAAGCCGGCCAGCTGACTGAAGTGTATCGCCTGCAGGAATCTGGCATGCAAAAGATGCCGCCAATGGATGTGCCGGTGACAGTTGATCCGCCGCTTAAAGAAGGGGCTGCCGGTATGGTCAGCACGGTGGGTGACTATCTGCGGTTTTTACAGATGTTCCTGAATGCAGGAGAGCTGGATGGTCAACGACTGCTTTCAGAAGAAGGTGTGCGTTTGATGACAGAAAATCAGCTGGCAGAGAGCATCATGCCCATAACGCTGTTTCCACCCAATCCCATGCGAGATCTTGGCTGGGGGTACGGTTTCAGTGTTGTGGTTGATGGCGGTCACAGCCCTTACCCGCGCAATGATGGTGAGTTTGGATGGAATGGTTCGCTGGGGACATTCTCGTGGGCAGATCCGCAAACAGGCCTTGTCGCCGTGCTCATGCTGCAGATCCAGCCATCCGGTGCACATAATCTGGCAGCTTTGTTCAAAACGCTGGTATGGTCAGCTGTACAGCCTGCCGCGGAATGA
- a CDS encoding EAL domain-containing response regulator, translating into MDYTQSQSRPILLVIDDDALFRTQIKAFASQRYDVFEYCDPEEVAPEVLVLAEMVVLDLNMPKTDGVEFLKTLATMKPRPKLLIASGHDQPIIEMAGRTAKMFGINQLELLHKPLTRRQFDQSINRLAESTDSDLFSASGAARPGPDEKEITNGLKAGEFIAFYQPQMAKDGITIVGLEALARWDHPERGILPPAQFIETLEMPGLAVDFTLLMIELSLRDYQLISRHTGFIGTLSVNVPPHVLGDAHFIKRFIDLAERYSFPLRKFICEVTERGIHELSPPAIASLTRLKMHDVQLSIDDFGTGQSGLSRLKFAAFNEIKIDRSFVTDLNISAESRTIVESVLSLAHKSGIRVVAEGVEDEQTFDTLKSLDCDVVQGYHFSKPLPVSSLTSWILQPPSF; encoded by the coding sequence GTGGACTACACGCAAAGTCAAAGTCGACCAATACTTCTAGTTATCGATGACGATGCTCTATTCAGAACTCAGATCAAAGCCTTCGCTTCACAAAGATATGACGTATTCGAATACTGCGATCCAGAGGAGGTTGCTCCTGAAGTTCTAGTGCTAGCAGAAATGGTGGTGCTGGACTTGAACATGCCAAAAACTGACGGAGTTGAATTTCTTAAAACCTTGGCAACAATGAAGCCCAGGCCAAAACTGCTAATTGCGAGCGGCCACGACCAGCCAATTATAGAAATGGCGGGGCGAACCGCAAAAATGTTTGGAATCAATCAACTGGAACTGCTTCACAAGCCATTAACCAGACGTCAGTTTGATCAATCTATTAACAGGCTTGCTGAGTCGACAGACTCCGATTTGTTCTCTGCTTCCGGGGCTGCTCGTCCTGGTCCCGATGAAAAGGAGATAACTAACGGACTGAAAGCCGGAGAGTTTATTGCATTCTACCAACCTCAGATGGCCAAAGACGGAATAACCATTGTTGGACTCGAAGCATTGGCCCGCTGGGATCATCCGGAACGCGGCATACTTCCTCCAGCGCAATTTATCGAAACTTTAGAAATGCCCGGTCTCGCTGTCGATTTCACCCTTCTAATGATAGAGCTATCGCTTCGGGACTACCAGCTCATCTCTCGACATACCGGTTTCATAGGCACTCTCAGCGTAAATGTTCCGCCACATGTATTGGGGGATGCACATTTCATTAAGAGATTCATTGATCTGGCTGAACGTTATTCCTTCCCATTGAGAAAATTCATATGTGAAGTGACAGAACGCGGGATACACGAGCTGTCTCCACCGGCTATCGCTTCGCTGACAAGGCTTAAAATGCATGATGTCCAACTATCAATTGACGACTTTGGTACCGGGCAATCAGGCCTAAGCAGGCTGAAATTTGCGGCATTTAACGAAATAAAAATTGACCGTTCCTTTGTAACAGACCTGAATATCTCAGCGGAATCCCGAACAATAGTAGAGAGTGTGTTGTCTTTGGCTCACAAATCCGGGATAAGGGTTGTCGCAGAAGGCGTCGAAGACGAACAAACATTTGATACGCTAAAATCACTGGATTGTGATGTCGTACAGGGATATCATTTTTCGAAACCATTACCGGTCTCCTCGCTGACCAGCTGGATTCTTCAGCCTCCATCGTTTTGA
- a CDS encoding Hpt domain-containing protein, translating into MTFAVDAIFDPDILPDVLGDSDPAVLINFYDIFLSFTAESWQELVSSAKSGNWQKVSTLAHSLKSSSRSIGALTLGTAMAELEKTTEEGAAADDLLQRISTIVDVTFERVRLHRVKIDTSSNFT; encoded by the coding sequence ATGACCTTTGCAGTTGACGCTATTTTCGACCCCGACATCCTTCCAGACGTTTTGGGGGATTCGGATCCGGCTGTGCTAATAAACTTTTACGATATATTTCTATCTTTCACAGCCGAATCCTGGCAGGAACTTGTGTCATCCGCGAAATCTGGAAACTGGCAAAAAGTCAGCACTCTGGCTCACTCATTGAAATCATCATCACGCAGCATCGGTGCGTTGACGCTCGGGACTGCAATGGCTGAACTCGAAAAGACAACGGAGGAAGGGGCTGCTGCAGACGACTTGCTACAACGAATATCAACGATTGTAGACGTTACTTTTGAGCGCGTCCGGCTACACCGGGTTAAAATTGACACATCAAGTAATTTTACTTAA
- a CDS encoding alpha/beta hydrolase — translation MSRLPAIVRETRKDVPADAAVIWLHGLGADGHDFAPIVPELRLPAQMAVRFIFPHAPSIPVTINQGYVMPAWYDIRDMSVDRRVDDVQLRASASAVHEIIEEQMAAGIDSRRIVLGGFSQGGAVVLEAGLSCPHPLAGIMSLSSYFPTADTVSVNPANQSLPVRVFHGTDDPVVNESLGKQTVAALEQKGYKPVYSSYPMQHSVCLEEIRDISAWLQDVLQ, via the coding sequence ATGAGTCGATTGCCCGCCATTGTCCGAGAAACGCGTAAGGATGTTCCCGCTGATGCTGCCGTGATCTGGCTGCACGGACTGGGTGCTGACGGACATGACTTCGCGCCTATTGTACCTGAATTGCGGCTGCCGGCGCAGATGGCGGTTAGATTCATATTTCCACATGCGCCTTCGATTCCGGTCACCATCAATCAGGGTTATGTAATGCCAGCCTGGTATGACATCCGGGACATGAGCGTTGACCGTCGCGTGGATGACGTGCAATTGCGAGCTTCTGCCTCAGCCGTGCACGAAATTATCGAAGAGCAGATGGCGGCGGGTATCGATAGTCGCCGTATTGTTCTGGGTGGATTCTCCCAGGGTGGCGCCGTGGTGTTGGAGGCAGGATTGAGTTGCCCCCACCCGCTGGCCGGCATCATGTCGCTGTCCAGTTATTTTCCCACCGCGGATACCGTGTCGGTCAATCCGGCCAATCAATCGCTGCCGGTCCGGGTTTTCCACGGTACTGATGATCCGGTGGTCAATGAGTCGCTTGGCAAGCAGACCGTCGCTGCGCTGGAGCAGAAGGGTTACAAACCGGTGTATTCAAGCTATCCGATGCAGCACTCCGTGTGTCTGGAAGAGATAAGGGATATATCTGCCTGGTTACAGGACGTCCTTCAGTAA
- a CDS encoding DUF2214 family protein: MAEALFRTLHMLGLLGVAAGLVIAVLVTRPSLSRDDTDGLAKTYLLTLIALVLTTLAGLALWLWVGKPAAFFSNNPVFHAKMGLVVILTILLLVPALFFYRAGASTDEESVSIPVSVRIMQRAAIPLIVVLPVLAYLMARGIGY; encoded by the coding sequence ATGGCTGAAGCATTGTTCAGAACCTTACACATGCTGGGCCTGCTGGGAGTGGCCGCCGGGCTGGTGATTGCGGTGCTTGTCACCCGCCCCAGCCTCAGCCGCGACGATACTGACGGCCTGGCCAAGACTTATCTGTTGACCTTGATCGCACTCGTCCTGACCACTCTGGCGGGTCTGGCGCTGTGGCTCTGGGTAGGTAAGCCTGCCGCCTTTTTCAGCAATAACCCGGTATTTCACGCCAAGATGGGTCTGGTTGTGATTCTGACCATTCTGCTGCTGGTGCCAGCGTTGTTCTTTTACCGGGCAGGTGCGTCAACTGACGAAGAGTCAGTCAGCATTCCGGTATCAGTGCGCATTATGCAGCGCGCTGCCATTCCGCTTATTGTCGTCCTGCCTGTACTGGCCTATCTGATGGCACGCGGTATCGGTTACTGA
- a CDS encoding glutaredoxin domain-containing protein, translating into MNEDFKHSNSAGSSSSDETTITTLLQAGDTPVTLFSLSWCSFCHAARQLLTSLDIQYTEHVLDRGALSETELNTRLRRQLSELTGSRTLPQVFVGDVNVGGYTETLAAARNGQLKELLSHG; encoded by the coding sequence ATGAACGAAGATTTTAAGCACTCAAACTCAGCAGGTTCGTCTTCATCAGATGAGACGACCATCACCACCCTTCTGCAGGCCGGGGATACACCAGTGACGCTGTTCTCCCTGTCATGGTGTTCTTTCTGCCATGCCGCCAGGCAACTGCTGACCAGCCTGGATATACAGTACACCGAGCACGTGCTTGATCGCGGCGCACTGAGCGAAACCGAACTGAATACCCGACTGCGCCGACAGCTTTCCGAGCTGACCGGAAGCCGCACGCTGCCGCAGGTATTTGTAGGCGACGTTAACGTTGGGGGGTATACTGAAACCCTGGCGGCCGCCCGTAACGGACAACTGAAAGAGTTGCTGAGTCATGGCTGA
- a CDS encoding ATP-binding cassette domain-containing protein translates to MKSCSVHWVIAPDMTASPLFEIRGLNCRISARHQLVVDSFKVEPGQHWCLFGGNGAGKSLLASLFSGRLMLARSRIQYATGFDPLHDIQVVSFEEQQRLWQSETRHDVSEFSESASDPGTTVAKLVTGRDTDDCLAGEFLQRLDIKNLADRGIRFLSSGQIRRAMIAKALYQKPKLLILDDPLASIDRQSAESIREILNQYVQADNAMILLARRQQDILTSATHIAVMDSLKLISSGERYVVEQLAAFRHIVNRQALVPENLPALDERLPGVMNYRRADRTQALIKLDSVTAQYGSKVVFRNFSWQMDWGDHVLIEGPNGSGKSTLLGLINGDNHMAYGQAVTVFGQRRGSGESVWDIKQRFGVVSNELHNRYIKGWRVLDVVVSGFFDTMGLYENTTAIQQESARQWLQAFGLVGQGSCWYHELSFGQQRMVLLARAMVKWPLILILDEPGVGLDDYYSDFLMAILEKIVHSGRTHIIYVSHTFDETPQFINKRLSMS, encoded by the coding sequence ATGAAGTCATGCAGCGTGCATTGGGTAATCGCCCCTGACATGACAGCTTCGCCACTGTTCGAGATCCGTGGCCTCAACTGCCGAATATCAGCCCGTCATCAGTTGGTGGTTGACAGCTTCAAAGTTGAGCCGGGGCAGCACTGGTGCCTGTTTGGTGGTAATGGGGCAGGAAAGTCTCTGCTGGCTTCGCTTTTCAGCGGCCGGCTCATGCTGGCACGTTCCCGCATACAGTACGCGACCGGTTTTGATCCCTTGCACGATATTCAGGTGGTTTCCTTTGAAGAGCAGCAACGACTGTGGCAAAGCGAAACCCGGCACGACGTCAGTGAGTTCAGCGAGTCAGCCAGTGACCCGGGTACCACGGTCGCTAAGCTGGTGACCGGTCGCGATACCGATGATTGTCTGGCCGGCGAGTTTTTGCAGCGACTGGATATAAAAAATCTTGCCGACCGGGGTATCCGCTTTCTGTCTTCAGGTCAGATAAGGCGCGCCATGATTGCGAAGGCTCTGTATCAAAAACCAAAGTTACTGATCCTGGATGATCCCCTGGCCAGCATAGACCGACAAAGTGCTGAATCGATTCGTGAGATATTGAATCAGTACGTGCAGGCAGACAATGCCATGATCCTGCTGGCGCGTCGTCAACAGGATATTCTGACCTCTGCGACGCATATTGCAGTGATGGACAGCCTGAAATTGATAAGCAGTGGCGAGCGATACGTGGTTGAGCAGCTGGCGGCCTTTCGCCATATCGTTAACAGGCAGGCGCTTGTGCCTGAAAACCTGCCAGCGCTCGATGAACGTTTACCGGGGGTTATGAACTACCGGCGCGCCGACCGCACACAAGCCCTGATCAAACTTGATTCGGTGACCGCGCAATATGGCAGCAAGGTCGTGTTTCGCAACTTCAGCTGGCAGATGGACTGGGGCGATCATGTGTTGATAGAAGGTCCGAACGGTAGCGGCAAATCCACACTGCTGGGACTGATCAATGGTGATAACCACATGGCCTACGGCCAGGCAGTGACAGTGTTTGGTCAGCGTCGCGGCAGCGGTGAGTCGGTCTGGGACATCAAACAGCGCTTTGGTGTTGTGTCCAATGAGCTGCATAACAGGTACATCAAAGGCTGGCGCGTCCTCGATGTGGTAGTAAGCGGATTCTTCGACACCATGGGGCTGTATGAGAATACAACAGCCATCCAGCAGGAATCTGCCCGGCAATGGTTGCAGGCCTTCGGGCTGGTCGGTCAAGGCAGTTGCTGGTATCACGAACTGAGTTTTGGCCAGCAGCGTATGGTTCTGCTGGCGCGTGCCATGGTCAAATGGCCGCTCATCCTGATTCTGGATGAGCCCGGGGTTGGTCTGGATGACTATTATTCAGACTTTCTGATGGCGATTCTTGAAAAGATTGTGCACTCAGGTCGCACACACATTATCTACGTCAGCCACACATTTGATGAGACGCCGCAATTTATCAACAAGCGGCTTAGTATGAGTTAA